The DNA window AAATGTTTTGTTCTGACTTGACTCGACGACTTACTTACACTtaaacaagacaagaaagTTTTGTCCTTTCGTTTCTACTCGCTCGTTCAATAAGCACTGGTCTGCTTTTGATAGTTGCTTTCCCTCACTAACTaccttattttttaatacttattatctGCTGGCTGGTCCGACACCTTCCTTTTCTATCTCTTATTTATTAGTACAATATGGCTTCTGTCAAGTCTATTCTCTTTGGGCTTTTTGCCAGCACCGCATTGGCCATGCCCTCTGTTCCCATGTTCACCAAGAGACAACTACGATATCATGAGCTCTCCAAGCGTCAAAACGatgctgctgccgccgctgGCCTTGACGACCCCAGTATCTTGCAATTGTAAGTTTTCCTGTTCTGACATCTTCCAACATAAACACAACTAACACTCACCCTTTAGTGCCTTGACACTGGAACATCTCGAAAACGCCTTCTACCGTGAATCTTTCCTTACCATCTCCGACGCTGAATTCGCTCCTCTCGGCCTCGAAGGCCAGGCACTCGAGGACGTCAAGTCTATTGGCAAGACTGAAGCCTCTCACGTTGTTCTTCTCCAGTCAGCTCTCACAGCTGCAGGTTTCGCCCCTGTCCAAGAGTGCAAGTACGACTTCAAGGGCGCAACCGCCGACCCATCTGCCATGGTAGCCACTGCTGCTATCCTCGAGAGCGTTGGTGTATCAGCCTACCTCGGCGCAGCACCGCTTCTGACCGACCCTGCCATCCTCGGTACTGCTGGAGCCATCCTCACTGTCGAAGCACGACACCAAACTGCTATCCGAGTCTTCTCCAAGGCCATTGCTGTTCCTCAACCTCTCGATACTCCTCTTGGTCCCCGCGCCGTCTTCTCTCTCGCTGCCCCATTCATCACCGAGTGTCCTGAGGGTTCCAACCTTCTGGTCGAAGCATTCCCGGCTCTGGACATGGCTGCGGGCCAGACAGCTGAAGCTGCAACCATTGGATCAAAGGTCAAGCTTGCTTCTGAGGCTTCGGCTGGTGCCACCCACTGCGGCTTCACAGCCGGAGGTGTGTCTCCTGGCGGCACCAAGTTCACACCTTTCACTGAGGGAGAG is part of the Fusarium poae strain DAOMC 252244 chromosome 4, whole genome shotgun sequence genome and encodes:
- a CDS encoding hypothetical protein (SECRETED:SignalP(1-18)) is translated as MASVKSILFGLFASTALAMPSVPMFTKRQLRYHELSKRQNDAAAAAGLDDPSILQFALTLEHLENAFYRESFLTISDAEFAPLGLEGQALEDVKSIGKTEASHVVLLQSALTAAGFAPVQECKYDFKGATADPSAMVATAAILESVGVSAYLGAAPLLTDPAILGTAGAILTVEARHQTAIRVFSKAIAVPQPLDTPLGPRAVFSLAAPFITECPEGSNLLVEAFPALDMAAGQTAEAATIGSKVKLASEASAGATHCGFTAGGVSPGGTKFTPFTEGEGCEVPQGIAGVVYVTLTSAGPLEGVLSDDITVAGPMVMTVS